From a single Desulforegula conservatrix Mb1Pa genomic region:
- the ilvN gene encoding acetolactate synthase small subunit produces the protein MNEEKHILSILVDNEPGVLSRIAGLFSGRGYNIESLSVAETNDPKVSRVTMVTTGVAQIIEQIKKQLHKLVNVITVHDLTGKAYVHRELVLVKVYTRPETRGEILRIADVFRAKIVDVGNEHYTVEVTGSEDKISAILKIFQPMGIKEIVRTGPVALFRE, from the coding sequence ATGAATGAAGAAAAACATATTTTGTCGATTCTTGTTGATAACGAGCCTGGAGTTCTTTCAAGAATAGCCGGCCTTTTCAGCGGCAGGGGATACAATATTGAAAGCCTGAGCGTTGCTGAAACCAATGATCCAAAGGTATCAAGGGTAACTATGGTTACGACCGGGGTTGCCCAGATTATAGAGCAAATAAAGAAACAGCTTCACAAGCTTGTTAACGTCATCACCGTACATGATTTGACAGGTAAGGCTTATGTCCACAGGGAGCTGGTTCTTGTCAAGGTATATACCAGACCGGAAACAAGGGGCGAAATTCTCAGGATAGCTGATGTTTTCAGGGCAAAGATTGTTGATGTTGGTAATGAACATTATACCGTCGAAGTCACTGGCTCTGAAGATAAAATATCGGCTATATTGAAAATTTTTCAGCCTATGGGTATAAAGGAAATTGTCCGTACAGGCCCTGTAGCTCTTTTTAGGGAATAA
- the ilvC gene encoding ketol-acid reductoisomerase, translating into MAKIDFGGVVEEVIMSDEFPLEKAREVLKNETIAILGYGVQGPAQALNLRDNGFSVIIGQLEGDAFWNKAIADGFVPGENLFPIAEAAKRGTIIMVLLSDAGQAATWDIVKANLNEGDALHFSHGFSIVYKEQTKIIPPANVDVTLVAPKGSGRSVRDNFLNGEGINSSFAVFQDFTGRAKERALAIGIAIGSGYLFETTFEKEVYSDLTGERGVLMGCLAGTMEAQYNLLRKNGHSPSEAFNETVEELTQSLIRLVDQNGMDWMFSNCSITAQRGALDWAPRFRDAVAPVFEQLYASVKTGKETEIVMTAASAPDYREVVLKKELDAIKNSEMWKAGAAVRKLRPANRNK; encoded by the coding sequence GTGGCAAAAATAGATTTTGGTGGCGTTGTGGAAGAAGTAATAATGTCAGATGAATTTCCTCTGGAAAAAGCCAGAGAAGTTCTTAAAAATGAAACCATTGCTATTCTTGGTTATGGTGTTCAAGGCCCTGCCCAGGCTTTAAATCTTAGGGATAACGGATTTTCTGTAATCATCGGCCAGCTTGAAGGCGACGCGTTCTGGAACAAGGCTATTGCAGACGGATTCGTTCCTGGTGAAAACCTTTTCCCTATTGCAGAAGCTGCAAAAAGGGGAACCATCATCATGGTACTTCTTTCAGACGCAGGTCAGGCTGCAACCTGGGACATTGTAAAAGCCAACCTGAACGAAGGTGATGCGCTTCATTTCTCCCATGGCTTCTCAATTGTTTACAAGGAGCAGACCAAGATCATTCCTCCTGCGAACGTAGATGTAACGCTGGTTGCTCCAAAGGGTTCGGGACGCAGCGTACGTGATAACTTCCTTAATGGTGAAGGTATCAACTCTAGTTTTGCAGTTTTCCAGGATTTTACAGGCCGCGCAAAGGAAAGAGCTCTTGCAATCGGTATAGCCATAGGCTCAGGCTACCTTTTTGAAACAACTTTTGAAAAGGAAGTTTACAGTGACCTTACAGGTGAGCGCGGTGTTCTTATGGGATGCCTTGCAGGAACCATGGAAGCTCAGTACAATCTTCTCCGCAAGAACGGACACAGCCCAAGCGAGGCCTTCAATGAAACAGTTGAAGAGCTTACCCAGAGCCTTATCCGTCTGGTTGACCAGAACGGCATGGACTGGATGTTCTCAAACTGCAGCATCACCGCACAGCGCGGTGCTCTTGACTGGGCTCCACGGTTCAGAGATGCGGTTGCACCTGTTTTTGAGCAGCTTTATGCGAGCGTGAAAACAGGCAAAGAAACAGAAATAGTAATGACAGCTGCAAGTGCTCCTGACTACAGGGAAGTTGTCCTGAAAAAAGAACTGGACGCAATCAAGAATTCTGAAATGTGGAAAGCCGGAGCCGCTGTAAGAAAGCTCAGACCAGCAAACAGAAATAAGTAA
- the cimA gene encoding citramalate synthase, producing the protein MKSILLYDTTLRDGAQGENISFTAEDKLRIAQRLDDNGFHFIEGGWPGANPRDTRFFELAKNAEFKNARIAAFGSTRRPNTKPEDDVILKALIESEAPAVTIFGKSWDLHVFLMENTLPENICMVRDSVEFLKKKGRIVIYDAEHFFDGYKANKDYAFETLAAAVEGGADYITLCDTNGGSLPHEVAEISRSVLSFMDERFKDNSNVLPIKLGIHAHNDSSMAVANSIEAVRSGAMMVQGTINGYGERCGNADMTSIIPVLQLKMGCDCLSSENLARMNKLSRFVSEVANMTPQNSRPFVGKSAFAHKGGVHVSAVMKNPLAYEHMDPALVGNERRVLMSDYSGKSNVEYKLKELGIDTDSNVNASAVVAEIKALEEEGYQFEVADASLKLLIDRHADKYKEFFELVSFRVTVEKDKNQACRSHAVIKIAVDGEDRITAAEGHGPVSALDNAIRKALCHFYPRICNMHLVDYKVRVIDGQDGTAAKVRVLIESRDEGQVWSTMGVSEDIIEASWKALSDSFNFKLS; encoded by the coding sequence ATGAAGTCCATACTTCTTTATGATACTACATTACGTGATGGAGCCCAGGGAGAAAATATAAGCTTTACTGCCGAGGACAAGCTCAGAATTGCCCAGAGGCTTGATGACAATGGCTTCCATTTCATTGAAGGCGGCTGGCCTGGCGCAAACCCAAGAGATACTAGATTTTTTGAGCTTGCAAAAAATGCGGAGTTCAAAAATGCCAGGATCGCAGCTTTCGGATCCACAAGAAGGCCGAACACAAAACCAGAAGACGACGTCATTTTGAAGGCTCTTATTGAAAGTGAAGCGCCTGCTGTGACTATTTTCGGGAAGTCGTGGGATCTTCATGTCTTTCTTATGGAGAACACTCTGCCTGAAAATATTTGCATGGTAAGGGATTCCGTAGAATTCCTCAAAAAGAAAGGCAGAATTGTAATCTATGATGCAGAGCATTTTTTTGACGGATACAAGGCAAATAAAGATTATGCATTTGAAACCCTTGCTGCAGCTGTAGAAGGCGGAGCCGACTATATAACACTCTGTGACACGAACGGCGGGTCCTTGCCCCATGAAGTCGCTGAAATATCAAGGTCTGTCCTTTCTTTTATGGATGAAAGATTCAAGGACAACAGCAATGTTTTGCCAATAAAGCTTGGAATTCATGCACATAATGATAGCTCAATGGCCGTGGCAAATTCCATTGAGGCTGTCCGTTCAGGCGCCATGATGGTTCAAGGCACAATAAACGGATACGGCGAGCGTTGCGGCAATGCAGACATGACATCAATCATTCCTGTTTTACAGTTAAAAATGGGTTGTGACTGTTTGAGTTCTGAGAATCTTGCAAGAATGAACAAACTATCACGTTTTGTCAGTGAAGTCGCAAACATGACTCCTCAGAACAGCAGGCCTTTTGTTGGAAAAAGCGCATTCGCTCACAAGGGCGGGGTTCATGTTAGCGCAGTAATGAAGAATCCTCTGGCTTATGAGCATATGGATCCAGCCTTGGTTGGTAATGAGCGCAGGGTGCTGATGAGTGACTATTCCGGAAAAAGTAATGTCGAATACAAGCTCAAGGAACTTGGCATAGATACTGATTCTAACGTGAATGCAAGCGCTGTTGTTGCTGAAATAAAGGCACTGGAGGAGGAAGGTTACCAGTTTGAGGTGGCGGACGCCTCTCTCAAGCTGCTCATCGACAGGCATGCTGATAAATATAAGGAGTTTTTTGAGCTCGTATCTTTCCGGGTAACAGTTGAGAAAGACAAGAATCAGGCATGTCGATCCCACGCTGTTATAAAGATTGCGGTCGACGGAGAAGACAGAATAACTGCTGCTGAAGGCCACGGTCCGGTAAGCGCCCTCGACAATGCGATAAGGAAGGCTCTGTGCCATTTTTATCCACGTATCTGCAATATGCATCTTGTTGATTATAAGGTTCGTGTAATAGATGGCCAGGATGGAACAGCGGCCAAGGTTCGAGTTCTTATAGAGTCAAGGGATGAAGGACAGGTCTGGAGCACAATGGGCGTTTCAGAGGATATAATAGAGGCGAGCTGGAAGGCTCTTTCGGACAGTTTTAATTTTAAACTTTCATAA
- a CDS encoding 2-isopropylmalate synthase: MSERLYIFDTTLRDGEQSPGATMNSAEKIRIATQLEELGVDIIEAGFPAASEGDFEAVSLVAKAVKNIQVAGLCRASKADIDKAWGAVKLAKNPRIHTFLATSPLHMKYKLQMSEEQVLERAVEAVRYAKQFTDNVEFSAEDGSRSDRDFLCKVFSAVIEAGATTLNLPDTVGYAVPHEFADLVRYVMKNTKDMNKAILSVHCHNDLGLATANTLAAIAAGARQAEVTINGIGERAGNTALEEVVMALHTRPGLAPVKTGIDTTRICPTSSLVSMITGMIVQPNKAVVGANAFAHESGIHQDGVLKNPMTYEIMNPELVGLSKNNLVIGKHSGRAALRSKLEEMGYQLSDEELKKVFVKFKALADKKKDILDADIEALVNEDIMRGGEYYSLDYLHVGCGTTVTPVAHVKMKIEGESVSGFGDGNGPIDAAFNAITKVTGEKPELLRFTVSALTGGTDAQGEVTVRVKDGEFISLGKGADPDIVTASAKAYINGLNRLNHLKKNPVNKESF; the protein is encoded by the coding sequence ATGAGCGAGCGTCTTTATATATTTGATACCACACTTCGTGACGGAGAGCAGTCTCCGGGCGCAACAATGAATTCTGCGGAAAAGATCAGGATAGCTACCCAGCTCGAAGAGCTCGGTGTTGATATAATTGAAGCAGGTTTCCCTGCCGCGTCTGAAGGAGATTTTGAAGCTGTTTCTCTTGTTGCGAAAGCTGTAAAAAATATCCAGGTTGCTGGCCTGTGCAGGGCGAGCAAAGCGGATATTGACAAGGCCTGGGGAGCTGTAAAGCTTGCAAAAAATCCAAGGATTCATACCTTTCTCGCCACTTCTCCGCTTCATATGAAGTATAAGCTTCAGATGAGCGAGGAACAGGTTCTTGAGCGAGCTGTGGAGGCTGTCAGGTACGCTAAACAATTTACGGACAATGTTGAGTTTTCCGCTGAAGACGGTTCTAGGAGCGACCGGGATTTTCTTTGCAAGGTATTCTCTGCCGTAATAGAAGCAGGAGCTACTACCCTGAATCTTCCGGATACGGTCGGTTATGCCGTTCCCCATGAATTTGCCGATCTTGTCCGCTATGTGATGAAAAATACAAAGGATATGAATAAGGCAATTCTCAGTGTTCACTGTCATAACGATCTTGGACTCGCGACCGCAAACACCCTTGCTGCAATAGCCGCCGGTGCAAGACAGGCAGAAGTCACAATAAACGGAATAGGCGAGAGGGCTGGGAATACGGCACTTGAGGAGGTTGTGATGGCTCTTCATACCAGGCCAGGCCTTGCTCCTGTGAAAACAGGCATAGACACGACAAGGATATGCCCGACCAGCAGTCTTGTGAGCATGATTACCGGAATGATTGTCCAGCCTAATAAGGCGGTTGTCGGAGCAAACGCGTTTGCCCATGAGTCAGGAATACACCAGGACGGTGTTTTGAAAAACCCCATGACTTACGAGATAATGAATCCTGAACTTGTGGGTTTAAGCAAAAACAATCTCGTCATTGGCAAGCACTCAGGCAGGGCCGCATTAAGGTCAAAGCTTGAGGAAATGGGATACCAACTCTCTGATGAAGAGCTTAAAAAAGTTTTTGTAAAATTCAAGGCACTTGCAGACAAGAAGAAGGATATTCTTGACGCTGATATTGAAGCACTTGTCAACGAGGATATAATGAGGGGCGGGGAATATTACAGCCTTGATTATCTTCACGTCGGATGCGGCACAACAGTAACCCCTGTGGCGCACGTAAAGATGAAAATAGAAGGCGAAAGCGTTTCCGGATTTGGTGACGGTAACGGTCCGATAGATGCTGCATTTAACGCCATTACAAAAGTTACTGGAGAGAAACCCGAACTCCTCAGATTTACGGTAAGCGCACTGACTGGGGGCACCGATGCCCAGGGTGAGGTTACTGTAAGGGTAAAGGACGGCGAGTTTATTTCACTTGGGAAAGGTGCAGATCCGGACATTGTAACGGCAAGTGCAAAAGCATATATAAACGGCTTGAACAGGCTTAATCATCTTAAGAAGAATCCGGTTAACAAAGAATCATTTTGA
- a CDS encoding chalcone isomerase family protein yields MKKLLSVLLVLLLTSSVAWAKKVGDYDVPDTLKAGSENLALNGAGFRTKIGMKLYVGSLYTQKPAKDEKAIIDADAPMAITLHIVSGMITSEKMMNAINEGFENSTGGNIAPLKKEIDTFISVFKTEIKEGDKQQFIYVPGTGVEIYKNGAKVNTIAGIAFKKALFGIWLCDKPADGDLKDAMLGK; encoded by the coding sequence ATGAAAAAGTTACTGTCTGTATTGCTTGTTCTATTACTCACATCTTCTGTTGCATGGGCTAAAAAAGTAGGTGATTATGACGTGCCTGATACTCTTAAGGCGGGTAGTGAAAATCTTGCGCTTAATGGCGCTGGCTTCAGAACAAAAATAGGTATGAAGCTTTATGTTGGTTCTCTCTACACACAGAAGCCTGCAAAAGATGAAAAAGCAATAATTGACGCAGATGCACCAATGGCAATCACTCTTCATATCGTTTCAGGAATGATTACCAGCGAAAAAATGATGAACGCAATAAATGAAGGCTTTGAAAATTCAACAGGCGGAAATATTGCCCCTCTTAAAAAAGAAATTGATACATTCATTTCTGTTTTCAAAACAGAAATTAAAGAAGGTGACAAACAGCAGTTCATCTATGTTCCTGGAACCGGCGTCGAAATTTACAAAAATGGCGCAAAAGTAAATACAATTGCAGGAATAGCTTTCAAAAAGGCTCTTTTCGGTATCTGGCTGTGCGACAAACCAGCTGACGGCGATCTTAAAGACGCTATGCTTGGAAAATAA